From a single Stigmatopora nigra isolate UIUO_SnigA chromosome 21, RoL_Snig_1.1, whole genome shotgun sequence genomic region:
- the gja4 gene encoding gap junction alpha-4 protein, translating into MSRADWSFLEHLLEEGQEYSTGVGRVWLTVLFLFRMLVLGTAVESTWDDEQADFVCNTRQPGCTAVCYDKAFPISHFRYFVLQVIFVSTPTVFYFGYVAIQSGNEDDKDQTKQKEGAIRKGIEAPKLKGKLLCAYTFSILIKVLLEVGFILGLWFLYDGFLVDAKFECVAFPCPHTVDCFVSRPTEKTIFTIYTQAIAAISLLLNLVELLHLLQLAISHRLKKRYLSQVPAYLPRPAVPTASLPEPPRTREETPEPYNRTPPVPNEATGYTTPCESFGNPVLKVTWESPEGDGDVLPSYMNCMEAMRTSHSPRKHYRPKTKHGHPGISKQKHYV; encoded by the coding sequence ATGTCCAGAGCTGACTGGTCTTTTCTGGAGCACCTATTGGAGGAGGGCCAGGAGTATTCGACGGGTGTGGGCCGCGTTTGGCTCACCGTTCTCTTCTTGTTTCGCATGTTGGTGTTGGGCACTGCCGTGGAGTCCACCTGGGACGACGAACAAGCCGACTTTGTCTGCAACACGCGGCAACCGGGTTGTACGGCCGTCTGCTACGACAAAGCCTTCCCCATCTCCCACTTCCGCTACTTTGTCCTCCAAGTCATTTTCGTCTCCACACCTACCGTCTTCTATTTCGGATACGTTGCCATACAATCTGGCAATGAGGACGATAAAGACCAGACCAAACAAAAAGAGGGTGCTATTAGAAAGGGCATCGAAGCCCCTAAACTGAAAGGAAAGCTCTTATGTGCATACACATTTAGCATCCTCATAAAAGTTCTACTAGAAGTGGGCTTCATCCTGGGCTTGTGGTTCCTCTACGACGGCTTCCTGGTGGACGCAAAGTTCGAATGCGTAGCCTTCCCTTGTCCTCACACGGTGGACTGCTTCGTCTCCCGCCCTACGGAGAAGACTATCTTCACCATCTACACTCAGGCTATCGCCGCCATTTCCTTGCTTCTCAACCTGGTCGAGCTCCTCCACCTGCTTCAGCTCGCCATTTCGCACCGGTTGAAGAAACGCTACCTCTCCCAGGTTCCGGCATACTTGCCAAGACCCGCCGTTCCAACAGCGTCCCTCCCGGAACCCCCACGGACGCGAGAAGAGACACCAGAACCCTACAACCGGACCCCTCCAGTCCCGAATGAGGCGACGGGCTACACCACCCCCTGCGAGAGCTTCGGCAACCCAGTCCTAAAGGTCACCTGGGAATCCCCCGAGGGTGACGGCGATGTACTCCCTAGCTACATGAACTGCATGGAGGCAATGCGAACATCACACTCACCCAGGAAACACTACAGACCAAAGACCAAACATGGTCACCCGGGCATTTCAAAACAGAAGCACTACGTCTga
- the smim12 gene encoding small integral membrane protein 12, protein MWPVLWTAMRTYAPYVTFPVAFVVGAVGYHLEWFIRGTPKPREDKSILELREERKLQEQAGMDGTQVLSLKEKLEFTPKAALNRNRPEKS, encoded by the coding sequence ATGTGGCCAGTACTTTGGACAGCCATGCGGACCTATGCCCCCTATGTGACATTTCCAGTGGCCTTTGTGGTGGGAGCAGTGGGATACCACCTGGAATGGTTCATCAGAGGAACTCCTAAACCTCGCGAGGACAAGAGCATTCTCGAACTCAGGGAGGAGAGAAAACTGCAGGAACAGGCAGGGATGGACGGAACTCAGGTCCTTAGCTTAAAGGAAAAACTGGAGTTCACTCCGAAAGCAGCTCTTAATAGAAACCGACCTGAAAAGAGTTAA
- the pef1 gene encoding peflin, which translates to MSYNYGKGYPGAGRPVPNAPYSGSGGPYSGATAPSSGPYVQGQGGYNGPVPGSGGYGGQPHGARYNHPAPSGNIPPGVNPEAYQWFQSVDSDHSGYINLKELKQALLNSNWSNFNDETCLMMINMFDRTRSSRMDLFAFSAMWDFVQKWRALFQQYDRDRSGSISSTELHQALAQMGYNLSPQFSESLIRRFGVHASRPGIQLDGFIQVCTQLQSMTQVFQEKDTTRTGNIRLAYEDFLGGAITRLM; encoded by the exons ATGAGTTACAACTACGGAAAG GGCTACCCAGGAGCTGGACGCCCAGTACCCAATGCCCCTTACAGTGGAAGCGGCGGACCATACAGTGGCGCAACAGCACCATCAAGTGGCCCTTATGTTCAAGGACAAGGGGGTTACAACGGACCTGTACCAGGGAGTGGGGGTTACGGGGGTCAACCTCATGGAGCACGTTATAATCATCCTGCTCCTTCAG GAAACATCCCCCCTGGTGTCAACCCAGAGGCTTACCAGTGGTTTCAGAGTGTCGACTCGGACCACAGCGGCTATATCAACTTGAAAGAGCTAAAGCAAGCACTACTCAACTCCAATTGGTCcaattttaatgatgaaacttgccTTATGATGATCA ACATGTTTGACAGAACCAGATCAAGTCGCATGGACCTTTTTGCCTTCTCAGCCATGTGGGATTTTGTTCAGAAATGGCGAGCACTCTTTCAGCAATACGACAGGGATCGTTCAGGGTCTATCAGTTCTACAGAGCTACATCAAG CCCTGGCACAGATGGGCTACAATTTGAGTCCTCAGTTCTCCGAGTCATTGATACGTCGCTTCGGAGTGCACGCTTCCCGTCCCGGCATCCAATTGGATGGCTTCATTCAAGTGTGCACCCAATTGCAGAGCATGACTCAGGTCTTCCAAGAGAAAGACACCACCAGGACAGGCAACATCCGACTTGCCTATGAGGATTTCCTCGGTGGAGCCATCACAAGACTCATGTGA